The genomic window ATGAAGTGCACGCCGATCTCAAGCCCGAGGACAAGGCGCGTATTGTCGGCGAGCTCAAGGCGAAGGGCGCGATCGTCGCAATGGCCGGTGACGGGATTAACGACGCGCCGGCGCTCGCCGCGGCAGATGTCGGGGTGGCGATGGGAACCGGCACCGATGTGGCGATCGAAAGTGCGGGCATGACCCTGACCAAGGGCGACCTTGCGGCGATGGTCAGGGCACGTCGGCTCGCGCGCGCGACAATGGCCAACATCCGCCAGAACCTGTTCTTCTCGTTCCTGTTCAACGGTATCGGCGTGCCGGTAGCGGCCGGCGTGCTCTATCCGGTTGCCGGCATCCTGATGTCGCCGATGTTCGCGGGCGCGGCGATGGCGCTGTCGAGCTTCACGGTGGTATTGAATGCGCTCAGGCTCAACACGGTAAAGCTGTGAACATCGGCCAGGCTTCGGAGGCGAGCGGCGTCTCGCAGCGGATGATCCGTCACTATGAGAAGATAGGGCTGATCCCGCACGCGCCACGCCGTGACAGCGGGTATCGGGATTATTCCCCGGCCGATCTCCATCGGCTCCGCTTCATCGCCAATGCGCGCGACCTAGGCTTCCCGATCGAGGAGATTCGCTTGCTGCTTGGCCTCTGGACCGACCGCAGCCGGGCGAGCGCCGAAGTGAAGGCGCTGGCGATGGCCCGCGCGGAAGACCTCCAGCGGAAGGCCGAGGCGCTCGAGGCGATGCGGCGCTCGCTGGTCGATCTCGCCGAGCGCTGCCACGGCGATGCGCGCCCCGATTGCCCGATCATCGAACGACTGGCGCGTGATGGCTAGTTCCGCATTGGGCACCGTCCCTGGCATCCGCTTCGAATTGACTCCCGCCGGAGCGAGGAGCATTCCACTCTCGTGCTGAAGCTGCTGCGCCATCTCCTGTGCATTGGCATCCTGTTCGGCCTCGCCGGAAACGGGGTTGCGGTGGCTGCGCCCTGCCTGCTGATGAAGCAGGAGCAGACCGCACCGAGCGCCGCGATGCCCGATTGCAAAATGGCGACGAGCTGCGCGGATTGCGCCTCCAAAGCCGGCAAGACCGACAACACCGACAAGGGCGCGAAGCCCGGCTGCATGGCGATGGCCGCCTGCAGCGCGGTGCTTGGGGTCAAGGAGCCGTCAGGGCCGGCGACCGTATCGCTGCCGTGCATTGCTGGAGCCTTCTGGTCGACTCAGGTCATCCTTACGGGCCACGATACCGGTCCGGAATTGGAACCACCCACCTTCCTTGCCTGACTCTCGCGCGCGGGTTCGCGCTTCCTGAGCCTGTGAACGGCTGACGGAAGCCTGACCGGCCCGCGCAAGACGCATTCAGAACCAAGGAATCCTGTCATGAAGACGATCAACCTATCGGCCGCGGCGCTCGCGGCCATGCTTTCCACATTCGCTGTCGCAGTGCCCGCCCTCGCGAAGGACGGGCCCTCGGCCACCGGCCGAGGCCATTATGAATGGCGAGCGGTCCCGCAATTCGGTCCTCGGGCGATCGGTCCGACGCGCGTTCGCGTCTGGGTGCCCGCTGCCGCCGCGGCAATTGCGAGCTGCGACTGCGCGATGATGAAGGCGAGCCCTGCGGACTGCGGGATGCGCGTGGACAAGCCGAAGCACGGCTGACGCGCATATCGGCGACTAGCCGGAGCGCCGGCCGGGCTGAGGTCCGGTCGGCGCATTCCGGGGCGGCGCGCCTCCACAGGCGCGCTGCTCCAATTCCAAAGGGAATATCTATGACCATCCTGCCAGGGCGCGCCCGATGCCGCCTGCTTGCCATGATCGGCACCGCGATGCTCGCTGTCAGCGCAGCGCAATCGGCCTGGGCCGATCCCTTGACCTATGACGACGCACTGGTGCGCGCCGCCGCCAATGCCCCTAGTCTCAAGGCGCGCGCGGCGACCACCGAAGGCGCGCGATCCTCGGCGGTGGCTGCTGGGCGTCTTCCGGATCCCACGCTCGATCTCGGCTTTCAGAATTTCCCGGTGACCGGTCCCAATGCCGGCAGCTTTACCCGCGACGATTTCACCACCACCACCATCGGGTTCAGCCAGCTGTTCCCGAACCTCGCCAAGCGGCACGCTCAAACAGCGCGCGCGACCGCCGACATCGGTGTCGCCGAGGCGGGCGAACTCGCTGAAGCGCGCACGGTCCGGCTCGAGACCGCGCTCGCCTGGATCGATCTCTATTATGGCGAACGCCGCCTCAGGCAGCTCGATCTCCTGATTGCGAGCCTCGACGACCTTCAGAAGACGGTGGCGGCGCGGCTCGCTTCGGGCAGCGCGCGGCCGAGCCAGGCGCTCGAGCCCGAGCAGCTTCGCGCCGCGATCGCCGACCGGCGCGCGGAAATGATCGCGGTGATCGCGCAGGCCCGCGCGCGGCTTGCGCGCTACACCGGGGATCCCGATCCCGAGGTCTCGGGCGAACCGCCGGTTCTGGACGTTGATCCGGTGCGCCTTCGCGCCGGGATCGACTCGCTTCCAGCGCTCCGGGTACAGGATGCGCGGATCGCGGTCGCCGACGCCGATGTGCGGCTGGCGCGCGCCGACAAGCGTCCCGACTGGAAGGTCGGCGTCTCCTATGGCCGCCGCGATCCGCGGTTCGGCGACATGGCGTCGATCGGTGTTTCGGTCGACCTGCCGCTGTTCGCGGGCAGGCGCCAGAATCCGAGGATAGATGCAAGTTCGAGTCAGGCCAGGGGTGCTCGCTACGATCGCGACGCGCTCCGGGCCGAACTGCTGGCTTCGCTCGAATCCGACCTGGCCGATCATGCGATGCACCATGAGCGGCTGCGCAACGCGCGCGAGGTGCTCGTACCGCTCGCCAAGCGCCGGGCCGAGCTCGACCGCGACAGCTATGCTGCAGGGAAGCTGGATCTCGGGACCGCACTTCTGTCGACGTTGGCGCTCGCCGAAGCCGAGGTGGAGGCGCTCAACCGCGAAGCCGATGTCGCCCGCGACGCGATCCGCATCAACATCATCTATGGGGAGGAGCGGTCGTGACGCTCAATTCGAACGCGGCACGCTGGGGTGCGTCGATCCTGGCCGTTGCACTTGCTGCAGGAGGCGCGGGCTATTGGGCGGGGCAGCGCGGCGCTGATGGCCAGCCCCAGGCAGCCGCAGCGGCCGGACCGGGCAAGGTGCTCTATTATTACGACCCGATGTTCCCGAACCAGAAGTTCGACAAGCCCGGCAAGTCGCCCTTCATGGATATGCAGCTGGTGCCCAAATATGCCGACGGCGCGGGTGGGGATGCGGCGCCCGGCGTGACGGTCGATCCGGCGGCGCGGCAGAGCCTCGGCCTGCGGGTGGTGGAAGCGAAAATGGGCAGGCTCGCGAGCACGCTCGACGTGACCGGCACGATCGACTTCAACCAGCGCGACGTCGCGATCATCCAGGCGCGTTCGGGCGGCTTTGTTCAGCGCGTCTATGCGCGTGCGCCGGGCGATGTCGTGCGCGCCGGGGCACCGATCGCTGACCTGCTGCTTCCCGAATGGGGTGGCGCTCAGACCGAGTATCTGAGCGTCCGGCGGCTCGGCAAACCCGAGCTGACATCCGCGGCCCGGCAGCGGCTCAAGCTGCTGGGCATGTCCGATGGCCTGATCGCCAGTGTCGAGCGGACCGGCCGGCCCAACGGTGTGGTCACGATCACCACGCCGATCTCGGGCGTGATCCAGACGCTCGATGCGCGCGCTGGGGTGACGCTGAGCATGGGCCAGACGCTGGCTCAGGTGAACGGGCTCGGCACCGTCTGGCTCAACGCCGCCGTGCCTGAGGCGCGTGCGGCGGATGTCCGGATCGGGCAAGCCGCCAGCGCCACGCTGACCAGCTTTCCCGGCGAGACCTTCGCCGGCCGCGTGATCGCGATCCTGCCGACCGCGCAGGCGGACAGCCGGACGCTCACGGTCCGCATCGAACTCGCGAACCGCGGCGGGCGGCTACGCCCCGGCATGTTCGCGAGCGTCGCGTTGGAAGGCGATGCGAAGCAGGTTCTGTTGGTGCCGAGCGAGGCAGTGATCCGGACCGGCACGCGCGCGATCGTCATGCTGGCAGCGGGTGATGGGCGCTATCATCCCGCCGAGGTCCGGATCGGCCGCGATGCGGGCGGGCAAACCGAAATTATTGCGGGACTCGCGCCTGGCGAGAAGGTCGTGGCATCGGGCCAGTTTCTGCTCGATTCCGAAGCAAGCCTGACCGGCATCGCGGTGCGTCCGATCGGCGGTGGCCAATGATCGAGCGCATCATTAGCGCTTCGGTCAGGGCGCGCGTCTTCGTGGCACTGGCGGCGCTGGCGCTGGTGGCGGTCGGGATCGGCGCGGTTAGGACAACGCCCGTCGATGCGCTCCCCGATCTGTCGGACGTGCAGGTCATCATCCGCACTTCCTATCCTGGCCAGGCGCCGCAGATCGTCGAGAACCAGGTGACCTATCCGCTGGCGACGACGATGCTCTCGGTGCCGGGCGCACGCGTCGTGCGCGGCTATTCGTTCGTCGGCGACAGCTTCGTCTATGTGCTGTTCGACGACGGCACCGATCTCTACTGGGCGCGCAGCCGGGTGCTCGAATATCTGAGCCAGGTGCAAGGCCGGCTGCCGCCGGGAGCGACCGCGTCGATCGGCCCCGACGCGACCGGGGTCGGCTGGATCTACGAATATGCGCTGGTCGACAAGACCGGCCGCCACGACCTCCAGCAGCTGCGGTCCATCCAGGACTGGTTCCTGCGCTACGAGCTGAAATCCGTGCCCGGCGTCGCCGAGGTCGCGAGCATCGGCGGCATGGTCAAGCAATATCAAGTGCTGCTCGATCCGCAGAAGCTGGTCTCCTACGGCGTGACGCAGGCCGAGGTGACCGAGGCGCTCAAGCGCGCCAATTCGGAAACCGGCGGGTCGGTCGTCGAGATGGCTGAGGCCGAATATGTCGTCCGCGCCACCGGCTACCTGTCGTCGCTCGACGACTTCCGCAGTGTGCCGATCCGCACCGCTGCCGGCGGCGTGCCGGTGCTGCTGAGCGATGTCGCAACGATCCAGATCGGTCCCGACATGCGGCGCGGCGTCGCCGAGCTGAACGGCGAGGGCGAGGTCGCAGGCGGTGTCATCGTCATGCGCCAGGGCAAGAATGCGCGCGAGGTGATCGACGGCGTCAAGGCCAAGCTCGCCGAGCTACGCGCCAGCCTGCCGCCTGGCGTCGAGGTCGTCACCACTTATGACCGGTCGGGACTGATCGACCGCGCGGTCGATAACCTCACCGGCAAGCTGTTCGAGGAATTCCTCGTCGTCGCGCTCGTCTGTGCGCTGTTCCTGTGGCACGTCCGCTCGGCGCTGGTCGCGATCCTGACCCTGCCGCTCGGCATCCTCGCCGCCTTCGTCGTGATGCGTGTGCAGGGGGTCAACGCCAACATCATGTCCCTGGGTGGGATCGCGATCGCGATCGGCGCGATGGTCGATGCCGCGGTCGTGATGATCGAGAACGCCCACAAGCATCTCGAACGCTGGGCGCACGATCATCCGGACGAGGAATTGGAGGGCGGCGAGCGCTGGCGGGTGATCACTCAAGCCGCGGCCGAGGTCGGGCCGGCGCTGTTCCTCAGCCTGCTCATCATCACCTTTTCGTTCGTCCCCATCTTCTCGCTCCAGGGGCAGGAGGGCCGGCTGTTCGCGCCGCTCGCCTTCACCAAGACCTATGCGATGGCGGCAGCGGCGATCCTGTCGATCACGCTGGTGCCGGTGCTGATGGGCTGGCTGATCCGCGGCCGCATCCCCGGCGAGGATGCCAATCCGGTCAACCGCTGGCTGGCGCGCGGCTATCGCTCGGCGCTCGACTGGGTGCTTGCACGACCGAAGACGACGCTTGTCATCGCTGGCCTGGTGTTCGCGTCAAGTATCATCCCGATCGCACGGACCGGCGGCGAGTTCATGCCGGCGATGAACGAAGGCGACCTGCTCTACATGCCCTCGGCACTGCCCGGCATCTCGACCGCCAAGGCCGCGCAATTGCTCCAGCAGACCGACCGGCTGATCAAGACCGTGCCCGAGGTCGAAAGCGTGTTCGGCAAGGCCGGGCGCGCCGAGACCGCGACCGACCCCGCGCCGCTCGAGATGTTCGAGACGACGATCCGGTTCAAGCCCAGGGATCAGTGGCGCCCGGGAATGACTCAGGAGAAGCTGGTCGAGGAACTTGATGCCCGGGTGAAGGTGCCGGGGCTCGCCAATTTCTGGATTCCGCCGATCCGCAACCGCATCGACATGCTCGCGACTGGCATCAAGAGCCCGATCGGGATCAAGGTGTCGGGGTCCGATCTCGGGCAGATCGACCAGGTCGCGCGGCGGATCGAGGCTGTCGCCAAAACGGTGCCGGGGGTCAGCTCGGCGCTCGCCGAACGGCTGACAGGCGGGCGCTATATCGACATCCAGGTCAATCGCGCGGCGGCGGCGCGCTACGGGATGAATGTCGCCGATGTCCAGGATGTGGTGTCGGGTGCGATCGGCGGCGCGGCGCTCGGCGAGACCGTCGAGGGGCTCGCACGCTATCCGATCAGCGTGCGCTACCCGCGCGAGCTGCGCGACAGTCCGGAGAGGCTCGTCAATCTGCCGATCCTGACGCCGTCGCGCCAGCAGATCACGCTGGGCACCGTCGCGGATATTCGCGTCGTGTCGGGACCGCCGATGCTCCGCAGCGAGAATGGGCGACCGGCGACCTGGATCTATGTCGACGCGCGCGGCCGGGCGATGACGGATATCGTCGGCGACCTTCAGCATGCCATTGCGGCCCAGGTGAAGCTGCCGCCCGGGGTCAGTATCGCCTTTACCGGCCAGTTCGAGTTCCTCCAGCGGGCGATGGAGCGGCTCAAGATCGTCGTGCCGGCGACGCTCGTGATCATCTTCCTGCTGCTCTATCTGACCTTCCGCCGCCTCGACGAAGCCGCGCTGATCATGGCGACGTTGCCGTTCGCGCTGACCGGCGGCGTCTGGCTCCTTTGGCTGATGGGATACAACCAGTCGGTCGCGACCGGCGTCGGCTTCATCGCGCTGGCCGGAGTCGCGGCTGAGTTCGGCGTGGTGATGCTGATCTATCTCAAACACGCGTTAGCGGAGCGCGGCGAGGCGCCAGGAGAAGAGCAGGTCGCAGGGGCGGTGCGCGAGGGCGCGCTGCTCCGCGTCCGGCCCAAGGCGATGACGGTCGCGGTGATTCTTGCCGGCCTGCTGCCGATCCTGCTCGGGACCGGCACCGGCTCGGAGGTGATGAGCCGGATCGCGGCGCCGATGGTCG from Sphingomonas sp. includes these protein-coding regions:
- a CDS encoding TolC family protein, producing the protein MTILPGRARCRLLAMIGTAMLAVSAAQSAWADPLTYDDALVRAAANAPSLKARAATTEGARSSAVAAGRLPDPTLDLGFQNFPVTGPNAGSFTRDDFTTTTIGFSQLFPNLAKRHAQTARATADIGVAEAGELAEARTVRLETALAWIDLYYGERRLRQLDLLIASLDDLQKTVAARLASGSARPSQALEPEQLRAAIADRRAEMIAVIAQARARLARYTGDPDPEVSGEPPVLDVDPVRLRAGIDSLPALRVQDARIAVADADVRLARADKRPDWKVGVSYGRRDPRFGDMASIGVSVDLPLFAGRRQNPRIDASSSQARGARYDRDALRAELLASLESDLADHAMHHERLRNAREVLVPLAKRRAELDRDSYAAGKLDLGTALLSTLALAEAEVEALNREADVARDAIRINIIYGEERS
- the cueR gene encoding Cu(I)-responsive transcriptional regulator — protein: MNIGQASEASGVSQRMIRHYEKIGLIPHAPRRDSGYRDYSPADLHRLRFIANARDLGFPIEEIRLLLGLWTDRSRASAEVKALAMARAEDLQRKAEALEAMRRSLVDLAERCHGDARPDCPIIERLARDG
- a CDS encoding efflux RND transporter permease subunit — protein: MIERIISASVRARVFVALAALALVAVGIGAVRTTPVDALPDLSDVQVIIRTSYPGQAPQIVENQVTYPLATTMLSVPGARVVRGYSFVGDSFVYVLFDDGTDLYWARSRVLEYLSQVQGRLPPGATASIGPDATGVGWIYEYALVDKTGRHDLQQLRSIQDWFLRYELKSVPGVAEVASIGGMVKQYQVLLDPQKLVSYGVTQAEVTEALKRANSETGGSVVEMAEAEYVVRATGYLSSLDDFRSVPIRTAAGGVPVLLSDVATIQIGPDMRRGVAELNGEGEVAGGVIVMRQGKNAREVIDGVKAKLAELRASLPPGVEVVTTYDRSGLIDRAVDNLTGKLFEEFLVVALVCALFLWHVRSALVAILTLPLGILAAFVVMRVQGVNANIMSLGGIAIAIGAMVDAAVVMIENAHKHLERWAHDHPDEELEGGERWRVITQAAAEVGPALFLSLLIITFSFVPIFSLQGQEGRLFAPLAFTKTYAMAAAAILSITLVPVLMGWLIRGRIPGEDANPVNRWLARGYRSALDWVLARPKTTLVIAGLVFASSIIPIARTGGEFMPAMNEGDLLYMPSALPGISTAKAAQLLQQTDRLIKTVPEVESVFGKAGRAETATDPAPLEMFETTIRFKPRDQWRPGMTQEKLVEELDARVKVPGLANFWIPPIRNRIDMLATGIKSPIGIKVSGSDLGQIDQVARRIEAVAKTVPGVSSALAERLTGGRYIDIQVNRAAAARYGMNVADVQDVVSGAIGGAALGETVEGLARYPISVRYPRELRDSPERLVNLPILTPSRQQITLGTVADIRVVSGPPMLRSENGRPATWIYVDARGRAMTDIVGDLQHAIAAQVKLPPGVSIAFTGQFEFLQRAMERLKIVVPATLVIIFLLLYLTFRRLDEAALIMATLPFALTGGVWLLWLMGYNQSVATGVGFIALAGVAAEFGVVMLIYLKHALAERGEAPGEEQVAGAVREGALLRVRPKAMTVAVILAGLLPILLGTGTGSEVMSRIAAPMVGGMLTAPLLSMFVIPAAYLLMRRRNAKTDPQPNQP